From Shewanella yunxiaonensis, the proteins below share one genomic window:
- a CDS encoding Bax inhibitor-1/YccA family protein, with protein sequence MNQETLYSTSTSGIVVNKMLRNTYMLLAMTLAFSAVCAGLAMALQITPLMSLGLSIGGLILLFVTLRKADSAAGLLWVFAFTGMEGASLGYMLNHYAGMTNGPMLIMQALGLTAAIFVALSAYALTTKKDFSFMRGFLIAGLVVVVLAAIVNIFLGSSVVFMALNAGVALLMTGFILFDTSRIVNGGETNYIRATISLYLDFLNLFVSILNLLGAGKDD encoded by the coding sequence ATGAATCAGGAAACCCTATATTCCACAAGCACATCCGGCATTGTTGTCAATAAGATGTTGCGTAATACCTATATGTTACTGGCGATGACACTGGCATTTTCTGCTGTTTGTGCTGGTCTCGCCATGGCATTACAAATTACACCTTTGATGTCTCTCGGACTTTCGATTGGTGGTTTAATCCTGCTTTTTGTAACACTACGCAAGGCGGATTCAGCCGCCGGGCTATTATGGGTATTTGCCTTTACCGGTATGGAAGGCGCATCTCTGGGCTACATGCTCAATCACTACGCCGGTATGACAAATGGCCCAATGTTAATTATGCAGGCGCTCGGTCTTACTGCAGCAATATTTGTGGCATTATCAGCTTATGCCTTGACCACAAAAAAAGATTTTTCTTTTATGCGTGGCTTCCTAATCGCTGGTTTGGTCGTCGTGGTACTTGCTGCGATTGTGAATATTTTCTTGGGTAGCAGCGTTGTTTTTATGGCATTGAATGCGGGTGTCGCATTATTGATGACCGGTTTTATTCTTTTTGATACCAGTCGTATCGTGAATGGCGGCGAAACTAACTACATTCGCGCAACGATTTCACTCTACCTGGACTTTCTAAATCTGTTTGTTAGCATCCTGAACCTCCTGGGTGCAGGCAAAGATGATTAA
- the tusD gene encoding sulfurtransferase complex subunit TusD yields MSKFIILVTGQVYGPASGWHAYQFTKTALETGHDIHCVFFFRDGVTQSNALVSPASDETDLVRLWQSLAEQYQLSLVNCVSAAWRRGVISLEDAQENGISNSNLAAGFIMGGLGELVAGIEQSTRMVRF; encoded by the coding sequence ATGAGTAAATTTATTATTTTAGTGACCGGGCAGGTCTATGGTCCTGCGAGCGGTTGGCATGCCTATCAATTTACTAAAACAGCGCTTGAGACAGGGCACGATATTCATTGTGTGTTCTTTTTTCGTGATGGCGTCACACAATCTAATGCGTTGGTCTCGCCTGCATCAGATGAAACAGATCTCGTACGCCTTTGGCAATCACTGGCTGAACAATATCAATTGTCGTTAGTGAACTGTGTATCTGCAGCTTGGCGCCGAGGTGTGATATCACTAGAAGATGCGCAAGAAAATGGCATTAGTAATTCGAATCTTGCTGCGGGCTTTATCATGGGCGGATTAGGTGAACTGGTGGCCGGTATTGAACAATCAACACGAATGGTGCGTTTCTGA
- the tusC gene encoding sulfurtransferase complex subunit TusC, whose product MKSIAIIFRQGPHGNEAGREALDLALMAATYEQQVHLVFIDSGVLNLLSGQQPELIGCKDYIATFKALDIYDVASVSVSESAILNFGLANLPLIYPAELVDDEQIRKLLEQVDEVLVF is encoded by the coding sequence ATGAAATCAATAGCAATCATCTTTCGTCAGGGGCCACACGGAAACGAAGCAGGCAGAGAAGCGCTCGATTTGGCGTTGATGGCAGCAACTTATGAACAACAAGTACATTTGGTGTTTATAGACAGCGGGGTGCTGAATCTCCTTTCCGGACAACAACCCGAGTTGATTGGTTGTAAGGATTACATTGCCACGTTCAAAGCTTTGGATATCTATGACGTGGCCTCTGTCAGTGTCAGTGAAAGTGCCATTTTAAATTTCGGTTTAGCTAATCTGCCTCTAATATATCCCGCGGAATTAGTTGATGATGAACAGATCCGTAAACTGCTCGAACAAGTGGATGAGGTCTTGGTATTTTGA
- the tusB gene encoding sulfurtransferase complex subunit TusB, with protein sequence MNILHHITKSPNESNALACALHFAKDQDSLVLAGNAIEAMLQPQWIAALKICNVFLMRPDVDARGLAKCFANYQQIEYKDFIALTLTHAKVISW encoded by the coding sequence TTGAATATATTACATCACATCACAAAGTCACCGAATGAAAGTAATGCCCTCGCCTGTGCATTACACTTTGCCAAAGACCAAGACTCGTTAGTGTTAGCCGGAAATGCCATCGAGGCAATGCTGCAACCGCAATGGATCGCAGCATTGAAAATCTGCAATGTATTTTTAATGAGACCTGATGTTGATGCGCGAGGACTGGCTAAATGTTTCGCCAATTATCAACAAATCGAATACAAGGATTTTATTGCACTGACCTTAACTCACGCCAAAGTGATATCGTGGTAA
- a CDS encoding TusE/DsrC/DsvC family sulfur relay protein codes for MIEFNGKQIATDSQGYLKNIEDWDPSLASLIASTEDIVLTDAHWEVINFVRDFYLEYKTSPAIRVLVKAIGQKLGPDKGNSKYLYKLFPVGPAKQATKIAGLPKPAKCI; via the coding sequence ATGATTGAATTTAATGGAAAGCAGATAGCGACGGACTCCCAGGGTTATCTTAAAAATATTGAAGACTGGGACCCTTCATTGGCGTCGTTAATTGCGAGCACAGAAGACATCGTGTTAACCGATGCACATTGGGAAGTGATAAATTTTGTCAGGGATTTTTATCTCGAGTATAAAACTAGCCCAGCCATCAGGGTGCTGGTAAAGGCGATTGGACAAAAACTTGGCCCAGACAAAGGAAACTCAAAGTATCTGTATAAACTGTTTCCTGTTGGCCCCGCTAAACAAGCCACTAAAATTGCTGGACTGCCAAAACCAGCAAAATGCATTTAA
- the serS gene encoding serine--tRNA ligase, protein MLDPKYLRNELATTAERLATRGFILDVDRLTKLEEKRKALQVETEELQASRNAMSKSIGQAKAKGEDVSEIMAQVNDLGGKLETKKQELSQLLDELNAIAMSMPNLPDESVPVGPDESQNVEIRRWGTPKTFDFPIKDHVDLGEQVKGLDFKNAVKLTGARFVVMRGQIARMHRALAQFMLDLHTQQHGYTEAYVPLLVNDASLLGTGQLPKFAEDLFHTKPATEEGQSLHLIPTAEVPLTNLARDTIIEEDDLPVKLTAQTACFRSEAGSYGKDTRGLIRQHQFEKVELVKLVKPETSMDELESLTKDAETVLQKLGLPYRVIVLCTGDMGFSSAKTYDIEVWLPAQNTYREISSCSNMKDFQARRMQARYRSNDDKKPKLLHTLNGSGLAVGRTLVAVLENYQNADGSITVPEILRPYMGGLEQIG, encoded by the coding sequence ATGTTAGATCCTAAATATCTGCGTAATGAACTTGCCACCACCGCCGAGCGGCTGGCTACCCGTGGTTTTATTCTTGATGTTGACCGGCTCACCAAGCTTGAAGAAAAACGCAAAGCTCTGCAGGTAGAAACTGAAGAGTTGCAGGCTAGTCGTAACGCTATGTCTAAGTCTATCGGACAAGCGAAAGCCAAAGGTGAAGATGTTTCCGAGATTATGGCTCAAGTCAATGATCTCGGTGGTAAATTGGAGACCAAAAAGCAAGAGCTGTCCCAGTTACTGGATGAATTGAACGCCATAGCGATGAGCATGCCCAACCTGCCAGATGAATCAGTTCCGGTAGGTCCAGATGAATCTCAGAACGTCGAAATCCGCCGTTGGGGCACGCCTAAAACATTTGACTTTCCTATCAAAGACCATGTGGATTTGGGGGAACAAGTTAAAGGTCTAGACTTTAAAAATGCCGTTAAATTAACAGGCGCACGCTTTGTGGTAATGCGAGGACAGATTGCCCGCATGCATCGTGCTTTGGCGCAGTTCATGCTGGACTTGCATACTCAGCAACACGGATATACTGAAGCTTATGTGCCATTGTTGGTGAACGATGCCAGCTTATTGGGAACTGGCCAGTTACCCAAATTTGCTGAAGATCTGTTCCACACCAAGCCAGCAACAGAAGAAGGACAGAGTCTGCATCTGATCCCGACGGCTGAAGTCCCACTAACGAACTTGGCGCGCGACACGATTATCGAAGAAGATGATTTGCCGGTTAAGCTTACAGCGCAAACTGCCTGTTTCCGTAGCGAAGCTGGTTCATACGGTAAAGATACCCGTGGCCTAATCCGTCAACATCAATTCGAAAAAGTCGAATTGGTGAAATTGGTAAAACCAGAAACTTCAATGGACGAATTGGAAAGTCTGACCAAAGACGCTGAAACTGTACTGCAAAAACTAGGCTTGCCATATCGTGTCATCGTACTTTGTACTGGAGATATGGGATTTAGCTCTGCTAAAACGTACGATATCGAAGTATGGTTACCAGCGCAGAATACCTACCGGGAAATTTCTTCATGCTCCAATATGAAAGATTTCCAGGCTCGGCGCATGCAAGCACGTTATCGCAGCAATGATGACAAAAAGCCAAAACTGTTACATACCCTTAATGGTTCAGGATTGGCCGTAGGTCGTACGTTGGTTGCCGTTTTGGAAAATTATCAAAACGCTGATGGCAGTATTACTGTCCCAGAAATATTACGCCCTTATATGGGTGGACTAGAACAAATCGGTTAA
- the crcB gene encoding fluoride efflux transporter CrcB has translation MNNLLWVALGGATGAVLRNLISLFMIQLFGSSFPFGTLTVNVLGSFLMGVVFALGQLSHVSPEIKALIGVGFLGALTTFSTFSNETLLLMQAGDWLKAFLNVVLNLGICLLMVFLGQQLIFSRV, from the coding sequence ATGAATAATCTTTTATGGGTGGCCCTTGGTGGTGCGACCGGTGCAGTTTTGCGCAATCTTATTTCGTTATTTATGATCCAGCTATTTGGCAGTAGTTTTCCTTTTGGTACACTGACTGTTAATGTACTGGGCTCTTTTTTGATGGGAGTCGTCTTCGCACTGGGGCAGTTGAGTCATGTCAGTCCGGAGATAAAGGCGCTGATTGGTGTGGGTTTTCTGGGAGCACTGACCACCTTTTCAACTTTCTCAAATGAAACCTTGCTGCTTATGCAAGCTGGAGATTGGCTCAAGGCATTTTTAAATGTGGTGCTGAATCTGGGGATCTGTCTTTTGATGGTATTCTTAGGTCAGCAACTAATTTTTTCACGCGTTTAA